A region of Streptomyces sp. WMMC500 DNA encodes the following proteins:
- a CDS encoding ABC transporter ATP-binding protein translates to MTSAQENVISVAGLRRAYGDFEAVRGVDFAVRRGELFALLGTNGAGKTSTVELLEGLAEPSGGEVRVLGRDPYRERGQVRPYTGVMLQEGGMPSQLTVAETVRMWAGCTARPRPVAEALELVGLADRRDVRVAQLSGGERRRLDLALALLGRPEVLFLDEPTTGLDAEGRHATWELVRELRAGGTTVLLTTHYLEEAEELADRLAIMAGGRIAAAGTVEDIVGSHPATVSFRLPLGWLPGDLPPLPALGVTGHELAGTSVRLRTDALQRTLTGLLLWAQDNGVELAGLDARSASLEEAFLKIAGAAHDDRRAAPAKRPGKDAAPATHTAAAVRTDERSGR, encoded by the coding sequence ATGACCAGTGCACAGGAGAACGTGATCAGCGTCGCGGGGCTACGGCGCGCGTACGGGGACTTCGAGGCGGTGCGCGGAGTCGACTTCGCCGTCCGCCGGGGCGAGTTGTTCGCCCTGCTCGGTACCAACGGCGCCGGCAAGACCTCCACCGTGGAGCTGCTGGAGGGGCTGGCGGAGCCCAGCGGGGGCGAGGTGCGGGTGCTGGGGCGCGACCCGTACCGCGAGCGCGGACAGGTGCGCCCGTACACCGGCGTGATGCTGCAGGAGGGCGGGATGCCCTCGCAGCTCACGGTCGCCGAGACGGTACGGATGTGGGCCGGCTGCACGGCGCGCCCGCGGCCCGTGGCGGAGGCCCTGGAGCTGGTCGGGCTCGCCGACCGCAGGGACGTACGGGTGGCGCAGTTGTCCGGCGGCGAGCGGCGGCGGCTCGACCTGGCGCTCGCGCTGCTCGGGCGGCCCGAGGTGCTCTTCCTCGACGAGCCGACCACCGGACTCGACGCCGAGGGGCGGCACGCGACGTGGGAGCTGGTGCGCGAACTGCGCGCCGGCGGTACGACGGTGCTGCTCACCACGCACTACCTGGAGGAGGCGGAGGAGCTGGCGGACCGGCTGGCGATCATGGCCGGCGGGCGGATCGCGGCGGCCGGCACGGTCGAGGACATCGTCGGCTCGCACCCGGCGACCGTCTCGTTCCGGCTGCCGCTGGGCTGGCTGCCGGGCGACCTGCCGCCGCTGCCCGCGCTCGGCGTGACGGGGCACGAGCTGGCGGGGACGAGCGTACGGCTGCGTACCGACGCGCTCCAGCGGACGCTCACGGGACTGCTGCTCTGGGCCCAGGACAACGGCGTGGAGCTGGCCGGTCTCGACGCCCGGTCGGCGTCGCTGGAGGAGGCGTTCCTGAAGATCGCGGGCGCCGCGCACGACGACCGCAGGGCGGCGCCGGCCAAGCGGCCCGGCAAGGACGCCGCGCCCGCGACGCACACCGCCGCCGCGGTCCGTACCGACGAGAGGAGCGGCCGATGA
- a CDS encoding ABC transporter permease, protein MTAATTTATHPHHLDDRTADVPGPLARLAAIGRAELTLMWRSKLVLFGALVTPAGFAFATRSAVEEMDLSDTGLTAATVVLPSAVVFALIFVVYANLVIVYVARREELVLKRLRTGLLADRELLAGAALPALCVATAQCLVLAVTVSLAMDSPAPEAPHLAVLGVLLGMAMLTVLAAATAAVTKSAESAQLTSMPLLLVSMFGSGLFVPFEVLPDSVAEVAQRLPLSPVVELVRGGWTGEMGTGAVVEALVVAVAWTAAGAWAVKRWFRWEPRA, encoded by the coding sequence ATGACCGCCGCCACCACCACCGCCACCCACCCGCACCACCTCGACGACCGCACCGCCGACGTCCCGGGGCCGCTCGCCCGGCTGGCCGCGATCGGCCGCGCCGAGCTGACGCTGATGTGGCGCAGCAAGCTCGTGCTCTTCGGCGCCCTGGTCACCCCGGCGGGCTTCGCGTTCGCCACCCGGTCCGCCGTCGAGGAGATGGACCTGTCGGACACCGGCCTCACCGCGGCCACCGTGGTGCTGCCGAGCGCGGTCGTCTTCGCGCTGATCTTCGTCGTCTACGCGAACCTCGTCATCGTCTACGTCGCCCGCCGCGAGGAACTCGTCCTCAAGCGGCTGCGCACCGGCCTGCTCGCCGACCGCGAACTGCTCGCCGGCGCGGCGCTGCCCGCGCTGTGCGTGGCGACGGCGCAGTGTCTGGTGCTGGCCGTCACGGTGAGCCTGGCGATGGACTCGCCCGCGCCCGAAGCGCCGCATCTGGCGGTTCTGGGGGTGCTGCTGGGGATGGCGATGCTGACGGTGCTGGCCGCGGCGACCGCGGCGGTGACGAAGTCGGCGGAGAGCGCGCAGTTGACGAGCATGCCGCTGCTGCTGGTGTCGATGTTCGGCTCGGGGCTGTTCGTGCCGTTCGAGGTGCTGCCGGACTCGGTCGCGGAGGTGGCGCAGCGGCTGCCGCTGTCGCCGGTGGTCGAGCTGGTGCGCGGCGGCTGGACCGGGGAGATGGGCACCGGCGCGGTCGTCGAGGCGCTCGTCGTGGCGGTGGCGTGGACGGCGGCGGGGGCGTGGGCCGTGAAGCGGTGGTTCCGGTGGGAGCCGCGCGCGTGA
- a CDS encoding histidine kinase, with product MDGGGGVGREAVVPVGAARVSGVRAAVRPPGGGGRTVRPYGAITPAGTTGASGTEVTYQMTEPDTDTDADAGPAPDPGPGPRRGGGVLRWLHRARRMSGPERWRRYTVSTMYFLALVEGVLLIVWLNNTGDEIGEAPVAGVVVLLAVHLTLQVKLSLTAPFLGAAGPTRPLVALHLAAASALLAAGLALRAADRVDTSELGPFLVWVLMFSAGPVVLALPLRRGVAVVGALCAVTLLAALAIGPRGQWVAATAFSTAIGAPFMGLTYRLSAWGVKLVDELDAARAAQARLAVAEERLRFGRDLHDVLGRNLAVMALKSELAVQLAQRGRPEAAHQMAEVQRVAQESQREIRAVVRGYRAADLHAELAGARAVLRAAGVDCEVDEADVTAPGARVEVPERVQSALAWVVREGTTNVLRHADARMCTITLRAGDGVAELVMDNDGSPDSEPGTPADGAGLTGLRERLAPVGGTLSAQRRTGGRFRLAARIDLEVW from the coding sequence GTGGACGGCGGCGGGGGCGTGGGCCGTGAAGCGGTGGTTCCGGTGGGAGCCGCGCGCGTGAGCGGGGTGCGGGCGGCCGTGCGGCCACCGGGGGGCGGTGGGCGTACGGTACGGCCGTACGGGGCGATCACGCCGGCCGGGACGACCGGGGCGAGCGGGACGGAGGTGACGTACCAGATGACCGAGCCGGACACGGACACGGACGCGGACGCGGGCCCCGCCCCGGATCCGGGACCGGGACCGCGGCGGGGAGGCGGCGTGCTGCGCTGGCTGCACCGCGCCCGGCGCATGAGCGGCCCCGAGCGCTGGCGCCGCTACACCGTCTCCACCATGTACTTCCTCGCGCTGGTCGAGGGCGTGCTGCTCATCGTGTGGCTGAACAACACGGGCGACGAGATCGGCGAAGCGCCCGTCGCCGGCGTGGTCGTGCTGCTCGCCGTGCACCTGACGCTCCAGGTCAAGCTCTCCCTCACCGCCCCGTTCCTCGGTGCCGCGGGACCCACCCGGCCGCTGGTCGCCCTGCACCTCGCCGCCGCGTCGGCGCTGCTGGCCGCCGGCCTCGCGCTGCGCGCCGCGGACCGGGTGGACACCTCGGAGCTGGGGCCCTTCCTGGTCTGGGTGCTGATGTTCTCGGCCGGCCCGGTCGTGCTGGCGCTGCCGCTGCGCCGCGGGGTGGCGGTCGTCGGCGCGCTGTGCGCCGTCACGCTGCTCGCCGCGCTGGCCATCGGGCCGCGCGGACAGTGGGTGGCGGCCACCGCGTTCAGCACCGCGATCGGCGCGCCGTTCATGGGGCTCACCTACCGCCTCTCCGCGTGGGGCGTGAAGCTGGTCGACGAACTCGACGCCGCCCGCGCCGCTCAGGCCCGGCTGGCCGTCGCCGAGGAACGGCTGCGCTTCGGCCGCGACCTGCACGACGTACTGGGCCGCAACCTCGCCGTCATGGCACTCAAGAGCGAGCTGGCCGTCCAGCTCGCGCAGCGCGGACGGCCCGAGGCCGCGCACCAGATGGCCGAGGTACAGCGCGTCGCGCAGGAGTCGCAGCGCGAGATCCGCGCGGTCGTACGCGGCTACCGCGCCGCCGACCTGCACGCCGAGCTGGCCGGCGCCCGCGCGGTGCTGCGCGCGGCGGGGGTCGACTGCGAGGTGGACGAGGCGGACGTGACGGCTCCGGGCGCGCGGGTGGAGGTGCCGGAGCGGGTGCAGTCGGCGCTCGCGTGGGTGGTCCGCGAGGGCACGACGAACGTGCTGCGGCACGCGGACGCCCGCATGTGCACGATCACGTTGCGGGCCGGGGACGGCGTGGCCGAACTCGTCATGGACAACGACGGCTCCCCCGACTCCGAGCCCGGCACCCCCGCCGACGGCGCCGGGCTCACCGGGCTGCGGGAGCGGCTGGCGCCCGTCGGCGGCACGCTGAGCGCGCAGCGCAGGACCGGCGGACGGTTCCGGCTGGCGGCCCGTATCGACCTGGAGGTGTGGTGA
- a CDS encoding response regulator transcription factor codes for MIRVLLADDEHLIRGALAALLALEDDLTVVAEAAGGDEALAMARAHRPDVAVLDLQMPGLDGVAVAASLRTAAPGCAAMIVTSHGRPGALKQALSAGVRGFVPKTVSAQRLAEVIRTVHAGGRYVDPELAADAIAAGDSPLTPREAEVLELAADGAPVSDIARRASLTPGTVRNYLSSAMTKLDAENRHAAVRLARERGWL; via the coding sequence GTGATCCGAGTCCTGCTCGCCGACGACGAGCACCTGATCCGCGGCGCGCTGGCCGCGCTGCTGGCGCTGGAGGACGACCTCACGGTCGTCGCCGAGGCGGCGGGCGGGGACGAGGCGCTGGCCATGGCCCGCGCCCACCGGCCGGACGTCGCGGTGCTCGACCTCCAGATGCCGGGGCTGGACGGCGTCGCCGTGGCCGCCTCGCTCCGTACGGCGGCACCCGGCTGCGCGGCGATGATCGTCACCAGCCACGGGCGGCCGGGCGCGCTGAAGCAGGCGCTGTCCGCGGGGGTACGGGGCTTCGTGCCCAAGACCGTCTCGGCGCAGCGGCTGGCGGAGGTGATCCGCACGGTGCACGCGGGCGGCCGGTACGTCGACCCGGAGCTGGCGGCGGACGCCATCGCGGCGGGCGACTCGCCGCTGACGCCGCGGGAGGCGGAGGTGCTGGAGCTGGCGGCGGACGGCGCCCCGGTGTCGGACATCGCCCGCCGCGCGTCGCTGACGCCGGGGACGGTACGGAACTACCTGTCGTCGGCGATGACGAAGCTCGACGCGGAGAACCGCCACGCGGCGGTCCGTCTGGCGCGGGAACGCGGCTGGCTGTGA
- a CDS encoding A/G-specific adenine glycosylase, with protein MTATTASTASAPAPAGGAPAPAPEPAALHGPVLQWFREHARDLPWRRPEAGPWGVMVSEFMLQQTPVSRVLPVYTQWLKRWPRPADLAAEAPGEAVRAWGRLGYPRRALRLHAAATAIKERHNGDVPKRHAQLLALPGIGEYTAAAVASFAYGQRHAVLDTNVRRVYARLVGGTEFPPGATTAVERRVARELLPEEDAEAARWGAATMELGALVCTARKPECGTCPVATLCAWRLAGHPAHAGPPRRTQTYAGTDRQVRGRLLAVLRDADGPVPQQRLDAVWHEPVQRARALDSLVSDGLVEPLADGLYRLPQS; from the coding sequence ATGACTGCGACCACAGCAAGTACCGCATCCGCGCCCGCCCCCGCCGGCGGTGCGCCCGCCCCCGCGCCCGAGCCCGCGGCGCTGCACGGGCCAGTCCTCCAGTGGTTCCGCGAGCACGCCCGCGACCTGCCGTGGCGCCGGCCGGAAGCCGGCCCCTGGGGCGTCATGGTCAGCGAGTTCATGCTGCAGCAGACGCCGGTGAGCCGCGTGCTCCCCGTCTACACGCAGTGGCTGAAGCGCTGGCCCCGCCCCGCCGACCTGGCCGCCGAGGCGCCCGGCGAGGCCGTGCGCGCCTGGGGCCGGCTCGGCTACCCGCGCCGTGCCCTGCGGCTGCACGCCGCCGCCACCGCGATAAAGGAGCGGCACAACGGCGACGTGCCCAAGCGGCACGCGCAGCTCCTCGCGCTGCCCGGCATCGGCGAGTACACCGCCGCCGCCGTGGCCTCCTTCGCGTACGGGCAGCGGCACGCGGTGCTCGACACCAACGTCCGCCGGGTCTACGCCCGGCTGGTCGGCGGCACCGAGTTCCCGCCCGGCGCGACGACCGCCGTGGAGCGCCGCGTCGCACGGGAGCTGCTGCCGGAGGAGGACGCCGAAGCGGCCCGCTGGGGCGCCGCGACGATGGAGCTGGGCGCGCTCGTCTGTACGGCCCGCAAGCCCGAGTGCGGCACCTGCCCGGTGGCGACGCTGTGCGCCTGGCGGCTCGCCGGGCACCCGGCGCACGCGGGCCCGCCGCGCCGTACGCAGACGTACGCCGGCACGGACCGGCAGGTGCGCGGCCGGCTGCTGGCCGTGCTGCGGGACGCGGACGGGCCGGTGCCGCAGCAGCGCCTCGACGCCGTGTGGCACGAGCCGGTGCAGCGGGCGAGGGCACTGGACAGCCTGGTGTCGGACGGTCTCGTGGAGCCGCTGGCGGACGGGCTGTACCGGCTGCCGCAGAGCTGA
- a CDS encoding VOC family protein — MITNLAITTVWTTDQERSRDFFTDKLGFEIRDDIEMGEGMRWITVGVPGQPDVMLALMRTTGPGLDPESAEALTTLVSKGVLGAGAFHTDDCRATYEKLRDRGVDFIQEPQERPYGTEAIFRDDSGNWYSLTQRQEGGLDHSKPWG; from the coding sequence ATGATCACAAACCTCGCCATCACCACCGTATGGACCACCGACCAGGAGCGGAGCCGCGACTTCTTCACCGACAAGCTCGGCTTCGAGATCCGGGACGACATCGAGATGGGCGAGGGCATGCGCTGGATCACGGTCGGGGTCCCCGGCCAGCCGGACGTCATGCTCGCCCTCATGCGGACCACGGGACCCGGCCTCGACCCGGAGTCGGCCGAGGCGCTGACGACGCTCGTCAGCAAGGGCGTGCTGGGCGCCGGCGCGTTCCACACCGACGACTGCCGGGCGACGTACGAGAAGCTGCGGGACCGGGGCGTGGACTTCATCCAGGAGCCCCAGGAGCGGCCCTACGGGACCGAGGCGATCTTCCGTGACGACAGCGGCAACTGGTATTCGCTGACGCAGCGGCAGGAGGGCGGACTGGACCACAGCAAGCCCTGGGGCTGA
- a CDS encoding helix-turn-helix transcriptional regulator — protein sequence MDRDWADPAVDLDAVATRAGYSRYHFIRAFKAAYGETPGQYLTRRRLERAEHLLRTCSLSVTEVCHLVGFSALGTFSASFKRRTGLSPSAYRDAHVGRGTALIPGCFALLWAGGFDPRIRERNSEEAG from the coding sequence ATGGACCGCGACTGGGCCGACCCGGCGGTCGACCTGGACGCGGTGGCGACGCGCGCCGGTTACTCCCGGTATCACTTCATCCGCGCCTTCAAGGCCGCCTACGGCGAGACCCCCGGCCAGTATCTGACGCGCCGCCGCCTGGAGCGCGCCGAGCACCTGCTGCGTACGTGCAGCCTCTCCGTCACCGAGGTCTGCCACCTGGTCGGCTTCTCCGCCCTCGGCACGTTCTCCGCCAGCTTCAAACGGCGGACCGGGCTGTCCCCCAGCGCCTACCGCGACGCGCACGTGGGCCGCGGGACCGCGCTCATACCCGGCTGCTTCGCGCTGCTGTGGGCCGGCGGGTTCGACCCCCGGATCAGGGAGCGCAACTCTGAGGAAGCGGGCTGA
- a CDS encoding MDR family MFS transporter — MADKDEEAVPAPPRNIRLIMLGLMITMMLAMLDNLIVGTAMPTIVGELGGLNHLAWVVTSYTLAIAVSTPLWGKFGDLYGRKGIFLSSIVLFLVGSALSGMAQDMGQLIAFRAVQGLGGGGLIVGVMAIIGDLVPPRERGRYQGMMAAVMGIATIGGPLVGGTITDHLGWRWAFYINLPLGAVSLFVISTVLHLPKKRIKARVDYTGAALLSIGLTALVLVTSWGGTEYDWASVQIIGLAVLGAAALAAFGWAETRAEEPIIPLRIFRNGNFTVMNVIGFIVGFVMFGGVTFLPLFQQSVQGASATNSGLLLLPMMLPVMVVSLFVGRTVTKTGRYKVFPIVGGAALIAGMYLLSTMDTDTSRLTSGIYMAVMGAGLGFMIQMSMLVGQNSLEMRDMGAGSSTITLTRTIGGSFGVALMGAVFSSRVADTMAEEAGPAGEKAAGGGGQLTPERIEQLPAQIKEAYLNAVSNGTHQVFLWGTAIAALAFLASWFVKEVPLRGAAPAKKDAGPAGDAGPGSAQAETEAPAKV, encoded by the coding sequence ATGGCGGACAAGGACGAGGAGGCGGTCCCGGCACCGCCGCGCAACATCAGGCTGATCATGCTCGGTCTGATGATCACGATGATGCTGGCCATGCTGGACAACCTGATCGTCGGGACCGCGATGCCCACGATCGTCGGCGAGCTGGGCGGCCTGAACCACCTCGCCTGGGTCGTCACGTCGTACACCCTGGCCATCGCCGTCTCCACCCCGCTGTGGGGCAAGTTCGGCGACCTGTACGGCCGCAAGGGCATCTTCCTGTCCTCCATAGTCCTCTTCCTGGTCGGCTCCGCCCTCTCCGGCATGGCCCAGGACATGGGCCAGCTCATCGCCTTCCGCGCGGTCCAGGGCCTGGGCGGCGGCGGTCTCATCGTCGGCGTGATGGCGATCATCGGCGACCTCGTGCCGCCCCGCGAACGCGGCCGGTACCAGGGCATGATGGCCGCCGTCATGGGCATCGCCACCATCGGCGGCCCGCTGGTCGGCGGGACGATCACCGACCACCTCGGCTGGCGCTGGGCCTTCTACATCAACCTGCCGCTCGGCGCCGTCTCGCTCTTCGTCATCTCCACCGTGCTGCACCTGCCGAAGAAGCGCATCAAGGCGCGCGTGGACTACACGGGCGCCGCCCTGCTCTCGATCGGGCTGACCGCGCTGGTGCTGGTGACCTCCTGGGGTGGTACGGAGTACGACTGGGCGTCGGTGCAGATCATCGGCCTGGCCGTGCTCGGCGCCGCCGCGCTGGCGGCCTTCGGCTGGGCGGAGACCCGCGCTGAGGAACCCATCATCCCGCTGCGCATCTTCCGCAACGGCAACTTCACGGTGATGAACGTGATCGGGTTCATCGTCGGCTTCGTGATGTTCGGCGGCGTGACCTTCCTCCCGCTCTTCCAGCAGAGCGTCCAGGGCGCCTCGGCCACCAACTCCGGGCTGCTGCTCCTGCCGATGATGCTGCCCGTCATGGTCGTCTCGCTGTTCGTCGGCCGGACCGTGACGAAGACCGGGCGCTACAAGGTCTTCCCGATCGTCGGCGGCGCCGCCCTGATCGCCGGCATGTACCTGCTGTCCACGATGGACACCGACACCAGCCGCCTGACCTCCGGGATCTACATGGCGGTGATGGGCGCCGGGCTGGGCTTCATGATCCAGATGTCGATGCTCGTCGGGCAGAACAGCCTGGAGATGCGCGACATGGGCGCCGGCAGCTCGACGATCACCCTGACCCGCACCATCGGCGGCTCCTTCGGCGTCGCGCTGATGGGCGCGGTCTTCAGCAGCCGGGTCGCCGACACGATGGCCGAGGAGGCCGGGCCCGCGGGCGAGAAGGCGGCGGGCGGCGGCGGGCAGTTGACCCCGGAGCGGATCGAGCAACTGCCCGCGCAGATCAAGGAGGCGTACCTGAACGCCGTCTCGAACGGCACCCACCAGGTCTTCCTGTGGGGCACGGCGATCGCGGCGCTCGCGTTCCTCGCCTCGTGGTTCGTCAAGGAGGTCCCGCTGCGCGGGGCCGCCCCGGCGAAGAAGGACGCCGGACCGGCCGGGGACGCCGGTCCGGGCTCCGCGCAAGCGGAGACGGAGGCCCCGGCGAAGGTCTGA
- a CDS encoding TetR/AcrR family transcriptional regulator yields the protein MGTTRGDTRQRIQDVALELFADKGYDKTSLREIAEQLDVTKAALYYHFKTKEDILVSLVEDHFGRVDELIAWGRSQPPTLETRLELLARYSALLAGGSTLFRFMQENQASIRDLSLGESFKARMGDIIGMLRDKDADLRDQARSVSAIFTMHAGMFALNDAKGDPEEKRLACLEVAQELVTAAYRG from the coding sequence ATGGGAACGACCAGGGGAGACACCCGCCAGCGCATTCAGGACGTGGCGCTGGAACTCTTCGCCGACAAGGGCTACGACAAGACTTCCCTGCGTGAGATCGCCGAACAGCTCGACGTCACCAAGGCCGCGCTGTACTACCACTTCAAGACCAAGGAAGACATCCTGGTCAGCCTGGTCGAGGACCACTTCGGGCGGGTCGACGAGCTGATCGCCTGGGGCCGGAGCCAGCCGCCCACGCTGGAGACCCGGCTGGAGCTGCTGGCGCGGTACAGCGCGCTGCTCGCCGGCGGCAGCACGCTCTTCCGGTTCATGCAGGAGAACCAGGCGAGCATCCGCGACCTGAGCCTCGGCGAGTCCTTCAAGGCCCGGATGGGCGACATCATCGGGATGCTCCGCGACAAGGACGCCGACCTGAGGGACCAGGCCCGCAGCGTCTCCGCGATCTTCACCATGCACGCCGGGATGTTCGCCCTGAACGACGCCAAGGGCGACCCGGAGGAGAAGCGGCTCGCCTGCCTGGAGGTCGCGCAGGAGCTGGTGACGGCGGCGTACCGGGGCTGA
- a CDS encoding ATP-dependent Clp protease ATP-binding subunit produces MFERFTDRARRVVVLAQEEARMLNHNYIGTEHILLGLIHEGEGVAAKALESLGISLEAVRQQVEEIIGQGQQAPSGHIPFTPRAKKVLELSLREALQLGHNYIGTEHILLGLIREGEGVAAQVLVKLGADLNRVRQQVIQLLSGYQGGKETATAGGPAEGTPSTSLVLDQFGRNLTQAARESKLDPVIGREKEIERVMQVLSRRTKNNPVLIGEPGVGKTAVVEGLAQAIVKGEVPETLKDKHLYTLDLGALVAGSRYRGDFEERLKKVLKEIRTRGDIILFIDELHTLVGAGAAEGAIDAASILKPMLARGELQTIGATTLDEYRKHLEKDAALERRFQPIQVAEPSLQHTIEILKGLRDRYEAHHRVSITDAALVAAAQLADRYISDRFLPDKAIDLIDEAGSRMRIRRMTAPPDLREFDEKIADVRREKESAIDSQDFELAAGLRDKEKQLLAQKAQREKEWKAGDMDVVAEVDEELIAEVLATATGIPVFKLTEEESSRLLRMEDELHKRVIGQEDAIKALSQAIRRTRAGLKDPKRPGGSFIFAGPSGVGKTELSKTLAEFLFGDEDALIQLDMSEFSEKHTVSRLFGSPPGYVGYEEGGQLTEKVRRKPFSVVLFDEVEKAHPDIFNSLLQILEDGRLTDSQGRVVDFKNTIIIMTTNLGTKDISKGFGLGFAAGGDVKSGYERMKSKVSEELKQHFRPEFLNRVDDVVVFHQLTRDDIIEIVDLRLAELDNRLKDRDMAIELSTEAKDLLSKRGFDPVLGARPLRRAIQREIEDVLSEKILFGELRPGHIVVVDTEGEGDDATFTFRGEEKSALPDAPPVDAAAGGAGPNLTKEA; encoded by the coding sequence ATGTTCGAGAGGTTCACCGACCGCGCGCGGCGGGTTGTCGTCCTGGCTCAGGAAGAAGCCCGGATGCTCAACCACAACTACATCGGCACCGAGCACATCCTCCTGGGCCTGATCCACGAGGGTGAGGGTGTCGCCGCAAAGGCACTGGAGAGCCTCGGGATCTCGCTCGAGGCGGTCCGCCAGCAGGTGGAGGAGATCATCGGCCAGGGGCAGCAGGCCCCCTCCGGCCACATCCCCTTCACCCCCCGGGCGAAGAAGGTCCTGGAGCTGTCGCTCCGCGAGGCCCTTCAGCTCGGGCACAACTACATCGGCACGGAGCACATCCTGCTCGGCCTCATCCGCGAGGGCGAGGGCGTCGCCGCCCAGGTCCTCGTGAAGCTGGGCGCCGATCTGAACCGGGTGCGGCAGCAGGTCATCCAGTTGCTCTCCGGATACCAGGGCGGCAAGGAGACCGCGACCGCCGGCGGCCCCGCGGAGGGCACGCCGTCGACGTCCCTGGTGCTCGACCAGTTCGGCCGGAACCTCACGCAGGCGGCCCGCGAGTCCAAGCTCGACCCGGTCATCGGGCGCGAGAAGGAGATCGAGCGGGTCATGCAGGTGCTGTCCCGCCGGACGAAGAACAACCCGGTGCTCATCGGCGAGCCCGGCGTCGGCAAGACGGCCGTCGTCGAGGGCCTGGCGCAGGCCATCGTCAAGGGCGAGGTGCCCGAGACGCTGAAGGACAAGCACCTCTACACCCTGGACCTCGGCGCGCTGGTCGCGGGCTCCCGCTACCGCGGTGACTTCGAGGAGCGCCTGAAGAAGGTGCTCAAGGAGATCCGCACCCGCGGCGACATCATCCTGTTCATCGACGAGCTGCACACCCTGGTGGGCGCGGGGGCCGCCGAGGGCGCGATCGACGCGGCGAGCATCCTCAAGCCGATGCTGGCCCGCGGCGAGCTGCAGACCATCGGCGCCACCACGCTCGACGAGTACCGCAAGCACCTGGAGAAGGACGCGGCCCTGGAGCGCCGCTTCCAGCCGATCCAGGTCGCGGAGCCGTCGCTGCAGCACACCATCGAGATCCTCAAGGGTCTGCGCGACCGGTACGAGGCGCACCACCGGGTGTCCATCACGGACGCCGCGCTGGTCGCCGCGGCCCAGCTCGCCGACCGGTACATCTCCGACCGCTTCCTGCCGGACAAGGCGATCGACCTGATCGACGAGGCGGGCTCGCGGATGCGCATCCGCCGGATGACCGCGCCGCCGGACCTGCGGGAGTTCGACGAGAAGATCGCCGACGTGCGGCGCGAGAAGGAGTCCGCGATCGACTCGCAGGACTTCGAGCTGGCCGCCGGGCTGCGCGACAAGGAGAAGCAGCTCCTGGCGCAGAAGGCGCAGCGGGAGAAGGAGTGGAAGGCCGGCGACATGGACGTCGTCGCCGAGGTGGACGAGGAGCTCATCGCCGAGGTCCTGGCCACCGCCACCGGCATCCCGGTCTTCAAGCTGACCGAGGAGGAGTCCTCGCGGCTGCTGCGCATGGAGGACGAGCTGCACAAGCGCGTCATCGGGCAGGAGGACGCCATCAAGGCGCTCTCCCAGGCCATCCGCCGTACGCGGGCGGGCCTGAAGGACCCGAAGCGCCCCGGTGGTTCGTTCATCTTCGCCGGCCCGTCCGGCGTCGGTAAGACGGAGCTGTCGAAGACGCTGGCGGAGTTCCTCTTCGGCGACGAGGACGCGCTCATCCAGCTCGACATGTCGGAGTTCAGCGAGAAGCACACCGTCTCGCGGCTGTTCGGCTCCCCGCCCGGCTACGTCGGGTACGAGGAGGGCGGTCAGCTCACGGAGAAGGTGCGCCGGAAGCCGTTCTCGGTCGTCCTCTTCGACGAGGTCGAGAAGGCCCACCCGGACATCTTCAACTCGCTGCTGCAGATCCTGGAGGACGGTCGCCTGACCGACTCCCAGGGCCGGGTCGTGGACTTCAAGAACACGATCATCATCATGACGACCAACCTCGGCACCAAGGACATCTCCAAGGGCTTCGGCCTGGGGTTCGCCGCCGGGGGCGACGTCAAGAGCGGCTACGAGCGGATGAAGTCCAAGGTCAGCGAGGAGCTCAAGCAGCACTTCCGGCCGGAGTTCCTCAACCGTGTGGACGACGTCGTGGTCTTCCACCAGCTCACCCGGGACGACATCATCGAGATCGTCGACCTGCGGCTGGCCGAGCTGGACAACCGGCTCAAGGACCGCGACATGGCCATCGAGCTCTCCACCGAGGCCAAGGACCTGCTGTCCAAGCGGGGCTTCGACCCGGTGCTGGGCGCCCGGCCGCTGCGCCGCGCGATCCAGCGGGAGATCGAGGACGTGCTCTCGGAGAAGATCCTCTTCGGCGAGCTGCGCCCGGGCCACATCGTGGTGGTCGACACGGAGGGCGAGGGTGACGACGCGACGTTCACCTTCCGCGGCGAGGAGAAGTCGGCGCTGCCCGACGCCCCGCCGGTCGACGCCGCCGCCGGCGGCGCGGGCCCGAACCTGACCAAGGAGGCGTGA
- a CDS encoding Lsr2 family protein, which yields MAQKVQVLLVDDLDGGEADETVTFALDGKSYEIDLTTANAEKLRTALEQYVKSGRRTGGRATKRSRGGASGSQDTAKIRAWAKEQGYEVSERGRVPANIREAYEKANG from the coding sequence GTGGCTCAGAAGGTTCAGGTCCTTCTCGTCGATGATCTCGATGGCGGTGAGGCAGACGAGACCGTGACGTTCGCTCTCGACGGCAAGTCCTACGAGATCGACCTCACGACTGCCAACGCGGAAAAGTTGCGCACCGCTCTGGAGCAGTACGTGAAGAGCGGTCGCAGGACCGGTGGCCGCGCCACGAAGCGTTCTCGCGGCGGGGCGTCCGGCAGCCAGGACACGGCGAAGATCCGCGCGTGGGCGAAGGAGCAGGGTTACGAGGTCAGCGAGCGTGGCCGTGTTCCGGCGAACATCCGCGAGGCATACGAAAAGGCGAACGGCTGA